The Herbiconiux sp. SALV-R1 nucleotide sequence CGTTGAACGAGCGGGCCAGGGTGGAGATGACGTCTTCGCCGCGCTCGGGGATGCGCACCTCGAGATGGCCGGCGGCGAGCTTCTCGCTGGTCTCGGCGGCCATGCGGATGGGCTGCACCACGAGACGCACGATGAGCCAGGCCACCAACCCGATGAGCGCCACCAGGGCGAGACCGCCGAGCCACAGCGTCTGCTGCACGAACACCAGCGTCTGCTCGGCCTCGGCGAGGTTGTAGCCGATGTAGAGCTCGAAGGCGCCGGCACCCGGGATGGTGAGCGGGGAGCCGACGATGATGCCGGGGTCGGTTCCCCCGTTCTCGTTCGAGAGCTCGACCGACTGCCAGTACTGGGTGCCCTCGGTGTCGTCGGCGACCTGGTCGCGCAGCTCCTCGGTGATGACGCCCGAGGTGGCGAGCTCGGGGCTCGCGAAGGAGAGCACCGTGGTGCCGCCCGTGGTCTGGCCCGGCGTGGCGTAGAGCGCGATGAGCCGTGACGAGGAGGAGGCGATGATCGCCGACTTCGCCGAGTTGAGCAGCGAGATCGTCGACGCCTCACCGGCCGAGTCGGAGGAGTCGAAGATGGTCTGGGCGGCTCCCGCGGCGTTCTTCGACTCCACCAGCACCTGCTGCAGCCTCGACTGGAACAGGTCGTTGCCGATGCTCACCGCCATGTACGCTCCCGTGGCCACGACGGCGAGCGCCGAGAGCACCACGGTGATGACCACGGTGCGGAACTGCAGCGACCGTCGCCACACGCCGACGACGCGCGCCGGCCAGCCGCGCCAGTCGCGGAACGCCCGCCCGCGCATCCGGGTCTGCGACCCCGTCGTCATCTCGGGGCGTTCAGGCGCTGCCGGCGCGATAGCCCACGCCGCGCACCGTCATGACGATGGTGGGGTTGTCGGGGTCTTCCTCGACCTTGGCGCGCAGCCGCTGCACGTGCACGTTCACGAGGCGCGTGTCGGCCTTGTAGTGGTAGCCCCAGACCTGCTCGAGCAGCATCTCGCGGGTGAACACCTGCTGCGGCTTCGAGGCCAGGGCGAGCAGCAGGTCGAACTCGAGCGGCGTGAGGTTGATGCGCTCGCCGCCGCGGCGTACCTCGTGGCCGGCGACGTCGAGCCGCAGGTCGCCGATCTGCAGCAGGTCGGGCGAGGTCTCGGGGGCGGGGCGGAGACGGGTGCGGATGCGCGCCACGAGCTCCTTGGGGTTGAACGGCTTCACGACGTAGTCGTCGGCGCCCGACTCGAGGCCCTTCACCACGTCGGCGGTGTCGGTGCGGGCGGTGAGCATGATGATGGGGGTGCCCGACTCGGCACGGATGAGACCGCACACCTCGATGCCGTCGAGGCCGGGGAGCATGAGATCGAGCAGCACCAGATCGGGCTTGGTGTCGCGGAACGCGGCGAGCGCCTCGCCGCCGTCGGCGCAGAAGTGCGGGTCGAAGCCCTCCGAGCGCAGCACGATGCCGATCATCTCCGCCAGGGCGGTGTCGTCGTCGACGACGAGGATGCGAGGATCCATGGGCCGTTCTCGCTCACATTCTTTCGCGGGGCCGGCCCGGGCTCCGTCGCCCCTGGCCCGCCGTGGGGGCGTGCATTGCGACAAGAGTAGTCGAGCCGTTCGTGGGCCCTCTCGACACATGCCGGGAAAAGTCTGAGGGAGTGTGAAAGCATGGTCGGGAAACACCGGCAGGTCGGACAGGCGGTGGGGGTTCGGAGGATCACCGATGAGCGAGAACGACAGCTGGACGGCGCCCGGTGCCGAGGGGCCCGCGCAGGGGGCGCAGGTGCCGCCCGCGCAGGAGGCGCAGGTGCCGCCCGCGCAGGAGCCCACGCCGCAGGCCGCGCCGCACGCGCCTGCCGCGCCTCCGCAGTGGGGGCCGCCGGCCGTACCGCCCGCGCAGCCCGCCTACGGGCAATACGCGCCGCCACCGGCACCCGCGTATGGCCAGTACGCGCCGCCCAGCGCCGCTCCAGCCGCACCGCCCGCGCCCGCCTATGGCCAGTACCCGCCGCCCGCCGCGCCCGCGCAGGCCCCGTACGGCCAGTACGCGCCGCCACCCGCCGTACCGCCTGCGCCCGCCTACGGCCAGTACCCGCCGCCCGCGGCGCCTGCGCAGCCCGCGTACGGGCAGTACGCGCCGCCACCCGCCGCACCCGCCGCACCCGCCCCACCCGCCTACGGGCAGTACGCTCCCCCGCCGCCCCCGCCCGCGTACGGGCAGTACGCGGCGCAGACGGGGGTGCCCGCGTACGCGCAGCAGGGCTACGCCGCCCCCGCACCGCAGGGGTGGGCGCCGCCGCCGAAGCCCGGCCTCATCCCGCTGCGGCCGCTCGGGTTCGGCACGCTCATGGGGGCGCCGTTCCAGGTGGTGCGCCGCAACCCGAAGGCGACCTTCGGCAGCGGCCTGCTCATCCAGCTCATCATCGTCGTGGTGACCGCGCTCCTCGTGGGTGCCGCGGCCGCCTGGGCGATCGGCCGCTCGGTGAGCGTCTCCAGCGCCGACTACGACTCCATCGAGGCCGGCAACGTCGCGGTCATCATCATCTCGGCGCTCATCCCGCTCGTGCTCAGCGTGTTCGCCTCGGCGCTCCTGCAGGGCGTTCTCGTGCTCGAGGTCGCCCGCGGCACCCTCGGTGAGAAGCGGCGCCTGGGCGAGCTCTGGAAAGCGGCGTTCCGGCGCATCCTCCCCCTCACCGGCTGGCTCCTGCTCTCCGGCGTCGCCATCGTGCTCGCCCTCGGCGTGC carries:
- the mtrA gene encoding MtrAB system response regulator MtrA, yielding MDPRILVVDDDTALAEMIGIVLRSEGFDPHFCADGGEALAAFRDTKPDLVLLDLMLPGLDGIEVCGLIRAESGTPIIMLTARTDTADVVKGLESGADDYVVKPFNPKELVARIRTRLRPAPETSPDLLQIGDLRLDVAGHEVRRGGERINLTPLEFDLLLALASKPQQVFTREMLLEQVWGYHYKADTRLVNVHVQRLRAKVEEDPDNPTIVMTVRGVGYRAGSA